Proteins encoded by one window of Desulfovibrio ferrophilus:
- the glnH gene encoding glutamine ABC transporter substrate-binding protein GlnH, with amino-acid sequence MKRFVTMLCALAMSVALCAPAMAKTLTVGTDTNFPPFEFKDPASGKHTGFDVELWAALAKEIGAEYDLQPMDFNGIIPGLQSSQVDVGIAGITIKPERAKVVDFSDGYYNAGLLILVKKDNNEITDVATLKGKVVSTKLGTTSEDFVKKEAHAKDVKLFPNNDAMFMELMAGGADAVVFDSPVIADFMRKAGKGQVKVVGPLYKGQSYGIAFPKGSPLVVKVNAALAQMKADGRYRDLYVKWFGTEPK; translated from the coding sequence ATGAAACGCTTTGTGACGATGCTTTGTGCGCTGGCCATGTCTGTGGCTCTTTGTGCTCCCGCGATGGCGAAGACCCTGACCGTGGGTACTGACACCAACTTCCCTCCCTTTGAGTTCAAGGATCCTGCCAGTGGCAAGCACACCGGCTTTGATGTTGAATTGTGGGCAGCTCTGGCCAAGGAAATTGGCGCTGAGTATGATCTCCAGCCCATGGACTTCAACGGCATCATCCCCGGCCTGCAGTCCAGCCAGGTTGATGTGGGTATCGCAGGTATCACCATCAAACCCGAGCGTGCCAAGGTCGTTGATTTCTCCGATGGCTACTACAACGCCGGTCTGTTGATCCTTGTCAAGAAGGACAACAACGAGATCACCGACGTTGCCACTCTGAAGGGCAAAGTTGTTTCCACCAAGTTGGGCACCACTTCCGAAGATTTCGTGAAGAAGGAAGCCCATGCCAAGGACGTGAAGTTGTTCCCCAACAACGACGCCATGTTCATGGAACTGATGGCTGGCGGTGCTGACGCCGTTGTCTTTGATTCTCCGGTTATCGCCGACTTCATGCGCAAGGCCGGCAAGGGCCAGGTCAAGGTCGTTGGTCCCCTGTACAAGGGCCAGTCCTACGGCATCGCTTTCCCCAAGGGCAGCCCTCTGGTTGTCAAGGTGAACGCTGCTCTGGCTCAGATGAAGGCCGACGGTCGCTACCGTGACCTGTACGTGAAGTGGTTCGGCACCGAACCCAAGTAG